The Clostridia bacterium genome segment AGACTCCATGCTGGGAAAGATGGGCGTTTCCTGCGCGATATTCGACCCCGTTACGAACACAATGGGCAGAAAGATAACTCTTACGGACGATGAATACGCGAACCTGGATCCGCAGATATGCTCCGACGGCGAACGCGCTTACATAACCTATATGAAGCGCGATCTTACGAACAGGGACGTAAGACTTCAGGATGCGGACGACCTTTTAGACTTCACGGGAACGTACTCCGTTATGGCCTGCATAACGATCGACGCGGGCTACGGCGCCGTAGTGCCCGACGGAGGGGGCAATCACGAACGCTACAACACCATACAGCATCCAACGATAATTGACCCGCTCGTGCTGGATTACAACACGGCTGCAGTAAAGGTGGGCGAAGGAAGCTGGATGCTTGAGACTTACACGGTCGATACGGACGGGAATATTAACGACACAGCAGAGGACAGAGAGCTTTATCTTGCAATAACGAGCGTATCGAACAATGTTAAATACCGCCCCATACGCATAATGACTAATGCCGAAAGCCCCTCTGCGCCCAAGCTTACGAGACTTGGCGATGAGGTGTGGCTGTCGTGGCTGTCCGAGGGATACGTCTTCAACATGGTAAACGTGACAGACCTGCTTTCAGCGTTATTCGATCCGACGAACGACACGGAGGAAGATTCCGTACAGCTAGATACTTACGCTGTAGCCTCTGCATACTGGGAGGCAGACGCCTCCGATTGGAATTGGTACAAGAAGACGGCGTCCGACCTGAATATGACAGATGAGGAATTTGAGGACAGCATTTACGATGACCTTTCGCGCGGAGAGCTTCGTACGTACAGCACTACCTTCTGGAAAGACGACGCACTCCAAAGCGCTGGCGACTCCTACAGCCTCGTTTCCGACGGCACGGACGTATATATATTCTTCACGGCATACGATCAGGATCCCGATTCTTCGGGAATGGATCTGTGCGCGCTTCGCTTCCAAAATGACGGCGAGAGCGTGGGATTCGGCAGCGCGGTAAGACTCACCAAGGGCGACCGCGTATTCGACGAGCTTGATATCACCATGACGGATGACAGCAGGGCGGCAGTCGTTGCAAACTGCTATGACAACCTGAACGACGGAAACGGCGGAGTATACAGAAGCGACAACTCGCTCGTGCTTCTCAATCTGCTGCCCACATGCACCCTTGCGGTGCCGAAGGGATCGTGCTCCGTTTCGGGAGAGCTCTTCCCAGGCGGCGTTGCGAATGTAAGCTTCGTGCTTGAGAACAGCGGACTGTTGAACGCGGAAGGCTATGACGTGACTGCGACGCTCATTTCAGGCGGCGAACGCACCGAGCTCGGTCGTATTACGAATGCGGAGCCTGTCATGGGCGGCGAGAGCGTAAGCCTTGATATCGGATGGGAAGTGCCGGGAGACGTTTCGGGCGCAAAGATAGAGATCTTGGCTTCGGCGCTCGATGAGAACGGAGAAGTTATTGGAGGACGCGCAGTTACGGTGATAGACGTGCCCGACGCGGTACAGCTTGAGGTTAAGGATCTTGACGTAACTCGCGGAGAAAATAACGGCGACGCGCATCTTACCGCGACAGTAAAGAATACAGGCAGCAAGGCGTCGTCCGAAGTTGGGGTAGATCTTGAGCTTTGCAGACAAAACGGCAGCGTGCTTCGCACGATAGACGCAGGCGGAGCGCCGACGCTTTCGCCCGGCGAGGAAAAAGCGATAGATATTTACTTCACACCTCAGGAATCGGAATACAACAGATACGATTATATTGACTTAAGACTCACGGCAGTATCTTCGGAGGACAGCGATACTTCGTATGCAATGCTTATAAAATCGGATCTCTACACCGCCGACATAAACGAATCGGGCCCCGAGCCCGAACCTGTGCCGCTGCCGAGCGACGGAGGAGGCGGCGGTGGAGGCGGCTCCTCCGCCGCAGCCAACGCTGTAAACACGGCGTCTTCTGACGAATTGCAAAACGGCAGCGTAAGCATAAGCAGTAAGAGCGCAAGGGCAAATGACACGGTAGTCGTTACGGCATATCCCGATGAGGGATACCGCACCGCAGGCGTGAGCGTTACCGATGCAAGCGGCAGAGAAGTCCCCGTTACTGATAACGGCGACGGAACTTACTCGTTTACGATGCCCGAAACGGCGGTGACCGTAACGCCCGAATTCGTAAAGGCAGGCGATGCGGACGCTTCTGATGTAAGCGTAAGATTTGCAGACGTGAACGCGGACGCATGGTACTGCGATGCAGTGCAATGGGCAGTTGATAACGGGATCATGAACGGCGTGGCAGAGATCTTGTTTGCGCCGGACGACAGCACGACGCGCGCTATGGTAGTTACGATGCTGTGGCGTTTTGCAGGCAAGCCCGAGGCACAGGCGCCTTCGGGATTTACGGACGTGCCAAAAGAAAGCTGGTACTCGGAAGCAGTCGCATGGGCGGCCGAGAGCGGCGCGGTCAAGGGTATCACGGAAGATACTTTCGAGCCCGACACTCCGGTGACGCGCGAACAGCTCGCGGCCATACTTTACCGTTACGCAAAGGCGCAGGGCAAGGGCTTCGTAGGCATGTGGGCGTTCCCGCTTGGATACGCCGACGCGGATAAAGTCTCCGAATACGCTTACGAGCCGCTCTGCTGGATGACGATGAAAGGCATAATAAACGGCATTGACGGGGAGACGCTTGCTCCCGCAGCCGACGCGACGCGCGCGCAGATAGCCGCGATATTCATGCGCTTCTTTGAAGAAATGGCAAGCGAGGCAGATCAGACGGCCGAAGTTTTCACGGTCGAATGAAGAAACAAGCTTAAAAAGGCCCGGACCGAAATAACGGTTCGGGCCTTTTGCTTCAGGTCGAGGCGCTTTTTGCGCCTTCGCTGCCTTGCGCGGACGCTTTCGTTGTGGTAATATAAATAAATAACGCCAAAACGCCGTGCAGATTACGGCGCGCGCGAATATTTCGGCGCGGTATGGCGCATAATAAAGACTTAAGTTTATTTTATCAATATGGAAAAGAGGTAACCCGTATGGCAAAGAAGCAATTTAAAACAGAATCAAAAAAGTTGCTCGATATGATGATAAACTCGATATACACGCATAAGGAGATATTTTTAAGAGAGCTTATCTCAAACGCGAGCGACGCTATTGACAAGCGGTATTTCCGTTCGCTTACCGACTCGAAAGCGGCGCTTTCGGGCGGCGAATACGAGATACGCATCGTCGCTGATAAGATAAGCCGCGTACTTATGATATTCGACAACGGCTGCGGCATGACAAAAGAAGAGCTTGACTTAAATCTGGGCACGATAGCAAAGAGCGGCTCGTTCGATTTTAAGAACGACTCCGAAAGCGAGCAGGAGGGCGCGGACAAGATAGATATTATCGGTCAGTTCGGCGTGGGCTTTTACTCGGCTTTCATGGTAAGCTCCGAGATAACGGTTGAAACGAAGGCCATAGATTCCGACGAGGCATATCGCTGGAGATCGTCGGGCGCGGACGGATATACGATAGACGCGTCGAATAAGAGCGACGTCGGAACGATGATAACGCTTCGCTTAAAGGAGAACACCGAGGACGAAAATTACGACGAATTCCTTGACGAGTGGAAGATAAAGGACCTTGTAAAGAAATACAGCGACTATATCCGCTATCCCATTCGCATGAGCGTTACGAAGTCGCGCAAAAAAGAGGGCAGCCCCGACGACAAGCCGGAGTTTGAAAGCTACGTCGAGGACGAAACTTTAAACAGCATGGTGCCGCTTTGGAAGCGTCCCAAGGGCGAGGTGAGCGACGAGGAATACGCTGTGTTCTACCGCGACAAATTCTACGATTACGAGCCTCCGCTCAAGGTAATACGCCAAAAGACAGAGGGCGTATCGAATTACGAGGCGCTTTTATTCATACCCGCACACGCGCCCTACGATTATTACAGCACGGAATACGAAAAGGGACTGAAGCTCTATTCGAGCGGCGTGCTCATCATGGATAAATGCAAGGACCTTCTGCCGGATCATTTCGGTTTTGTTGCCGGCCTCGTTGACAGCGCCGACCTGTCTTTGAACATCTCCCGCGAGATGCTGCAGCACGACAGGCAGCTTAAAAGCATAGCGAAGGCAATAGAGAAGAAGATAGGCTCGGAGCTTTCAAAGATGCTTGAAAATGAGCGCGATAAGTACGA includes the following:
- a CDS encoding S-layer homology domain-containing protein, which encodes DSMLGKMGVSCAIFDPVTNTMGRKITLTDDEYANLDPQICSDGERAYITYMKRDLTNRDVRLQDADDLLDFTGTYSVMACITIDAGYGAVVPDGGGNHERYNTIQHPTIIDPLVLDYNTAAVKVGEGSWMLETYTVDTDGNINDTAEDRELYLAITSVSNNVKYRPIRIMTNAESPSAPKLTRLGDEVWLSWLSEGYVFNMVNVTDLLSALFDPTNDTEEDSVQLDTYAVASAYWEADASDWNWYKKTASDLNMTDEEFEDSIYDDLSRGELRTYSTTFWKDDALQSAGDSYSLVSDGTDVYIFFTAYDQDPDSSGMDLCALRFQNDGESVGFGSAVRLTKGDRVFDELDITMTDDSRAAVVANCYDNLNDGNGGVYRSDNSLVLLNLLPTCTLAVPKGSCSVSGELFPGGVANVSFVLENSGLLNAEGYDVTATLISGGERTELGRITNAEPVMGGESVSLDIGWEVPGDVSGAKIEILASALDENGEVIGGRAVTVIDVPDAVQLEVKDLDVTRGENNGDAHLTATVKNTGSKASSEVGVDLELCRQNGSVLRTIDAGGAPTLSPGEEKAIDIYFTPQESEYNRYDYIDLRLTAVSSEDSDTSYAMLIKSDLYTADINESGPEPEPVPLPSDGGGGGGGGSSAAANAVNTASSDELQNGSVSISSKSARANDTVVVTAYPDEGYRTAGVSVTDASGREVPVTDNGDGTYSFTMPETAVTVTPEFVKAGDADASDVSVRFADVNADAWYCDAVQWAVDNGIMNGVAEILFAPDDSTTRAMVVTMLWRFAGKPEAQAPSGFTDVPKESWYSEAVAWAAESGAVKGITEDTFEPDTPVTREQLAAILYRYAKAQGKGFVGMWAFPLGYADADKVSEYAYEPLCWMTMKGIINGIDGETLAPAADATRAQIAAIFMRFFEEMASEADQTAEVFTVE
- the htpG gene encoding molecular chaperone HtpG; amino-acid sequence: MAKKQFKTESKKLLDMMINSIYTHKEIFLRELISNASDAIDKRYFRSLTDSKAALSGGEYEIRIVADKISRVLMIFDNGCGMTKEELDLNLGTIAKSGSFDFKNDSESEQEGADKIDIIGQFGVGFYSAFMVSSEITVETKAIDSDEAYRWRSSGADGYTIDASNKSDVGTMITLRLKENTEDENYDEFLDEWKIKDLVKKYSDYIRYPIRMSVTKSRKKEGSPDDKPEFESYVEDETLNSMVPLWKRPKGEVSDEEYAVFYRDKFYDYEPPLKVIRQKTEGVSNYEALLFIPAHAPYDYYSTEYEKGLKLYSSGVLIMDKCKDLLPDHFGFVAGLVDSADLSLNISREMLQHDRQLKSIAKAIEKKIGSELSKMLENERDKYEQFYKAFGRQLKFGMYNNFGANKDSLKDLILFASSFEKKNVTFKEYVSRMKEDQKKIYYAAGDSIEQISLLPQVEAVLEHGYEVLYLTDDIDEFALQILRTYDDKEFSNVCQDNLDLSTDEEKESLKAENEKNAELFAFIKESIGDGVHEVRFTNTLKNHPACISSEGPVSVGMEKTLSQMPGFEEGSIKAELVLEISLTHPIADKLRSLFETDKDRLAKYSKILYAQARLISGMELKNAAEVGALVCELMVE